In Acanthopagrus latus isolate v.2019 chromosome 16, fAcaLat1.1, whole genome shotgun sequence, one DNA window encodes the following:
- the LOC119034480 gene encoding uncharacterized protein LOC119034480 isoform X2 has product MLTESEISGLTCTKVACVRRECYCSHRSSQQIPGADRAHSAHRFTHGQFNGWTTEPRLQRAVMMDTQHQWSEALASNNIGAIIRWLRKLTAEGEADVEEIPLTFSSWVQRTSEFAKKELLTLCFSRCQGLWMFLDRSSFTRVHMLLQRLRNLLTLAQWSRRQLSSAHLWHGMGVPCVVCGDTLGSSDVRRGCWNREHRALKQHIWLGRLVQWWGIMGLLPKQPEAHEVKRISQMWKEMGHGQRKACLEAPGCEVGVTGRFSSLIQGMVTQLDRQHGCCTDQCYPPPNLQSLLKLVLVPHIDNMSVQALLMYFVLDMANFLQCKDDLLQSFCHAFTIPSSFSQQIRAFWMLDHGHVKASMELLLSPRAAVPRLSWQHGCIIHCLLTRKQPQLALRYLHWTTPAIESADDAKLFADVLLQNNCVSEAWTLLKKGHTESNDTVMYFLKACDGVGLCAEALKYIPAGYHGEGENVNGIETTGSVFKEDKSAVRPPCPLSADLYRAQRVNTVSSEELVRLVRNAVMEVRKPRPKMSEVVWPEHTERKWHSREMFLSTQALRHLAPSPSPLDLMEETEPAARTDEPQEEPQPVQNQPESPEQISPSEDLSTESVSSFTSASSLPLLRRQRCHIYESTLTLQRISSLLNDEENQSKGDEEEDSRTPSPFHALPECPELMLTLDGATDPIFLSNLDNDAVAGLVLSAEDGEDVETDVFTSKDFLGVDAFPGPSIDETFFLNKSTENNQSLPDLCEPESESHSFLSPDDEKVASCEEVSEETKKTDQEDHLDRIRYEIFDVGEAATFDCLLQEEPLWKTYENHQQEDPPGCFGQGFSYATSETTQDPQQNLPPSEDPAACSSRSSAGTSWDVSLFPPVCSSVRPTRFQQISGSFLTSSTTYNIKTTSAPSDTANEKDEPCFQRTSAGRLDRCETGSWWKQDQETCGASSGPPSATDAGTANTSDDMKSLLVLSQPPSYSLVNFMDFTVKQKGDSRDGKQANKEEPAGWSSFGRGSQGAIRSGRTRSRKGKRVKKA; this is encoded by the exons ATGTTAACTGAGAGTGAGATTAGTGGATTAACATGTACCAAAGTAGCTTGTGTAAGAAGAGAGTGTTACTGTAGCCACCGGTCCAGTCAGCAAATCCCCGGGGCAGACAGAGCACACAGCGCTCACCGCTTCACACACGGACAGTTTAACGGCTGGACAACTGAACCACGTCTCCAA AGGGCAGTCATGATGGATACACAGCACCAGTGGTCCGAGGCGTTGGCCAGCAACAACATAGGAGCCATCATCCGCTGGCTACGGAAGCTCACAGCTGAAG gtgaagcAGATGTGGAGGAAATCCCCCTGACTTTCAGCAGCTGGGTCCAGAGGACGTCAGAGTTCGCTAAAAAGGAGTTGTTAACATTAT GTTTCAGCCGCTGCCAGGGCCTGTGGATGTTTCTGGACCGGAGCTCTTTCACCAGAGTGCACATGCTGCTCCAGAGACTGAGGAACCTGCTCACCCTGGCCCAGTGGTCGAGAAGGCAGCTCAGCTCGGCCCACCTCTGGCACG gCATGGGGGTGCCGTGCGTGGTGTGCGGGGATACATTGGGCTCCTCAGACGTCAGACGTGGATGCTGGAACCGGGAGCACAGGGCTCTGAAGCAGCACATTTGGCTTGGACGGCTTGTTCAGTGGTGGGGCATCATGGGGCTTCTGCCCAAGCAGCCTG AGGCTCACGAGGTGAAGCGTATATCCCAGATGTGGAAAGAAATGGGTCACGGCCAAAGGAAGGCTTGTCTCGAGGCACCCGG ATGCGAGGTAGGAGTCACGGGAAGATTCAGCTCTTTGATACAGGGCATGGTGACTCAGCTGGACAGACAACATGGATGCTGCACAGACCAGTGCTATCCTCCTCCTAACCTGCAGTCCCTGCTGAAGCTCGTGCTGGTGCCTCATATTGACAACATGTCAGTCCAAGCGCTT CTCATGTACTTTGTTCTGGACATGGCAAACTTCCTGCAGTGCAAAGACGACCTCCTTCAGTCTTTCTGCCACGCCTTCACCATTCCTTCCAGCTTTTCCCAACAAATCAGGGCCTTCTGGATGCTCGACCATGGACACGTCAAG GCTTCCATGGAGCTGCTACTGAGCCCCAGGGCTGCTGTTCCCCGGCTCTCCTGGCAGCACGGCTGCATCATCCACTGTCTGCTAACAAGGAAGCAGCCTCAGCTGGCGTTGAGGTACCTCCACTGGACCACGCCTGCAATAGAAAGTGCTGATGATGCTAAGCTCTTTGCAGATGTGCTGCTTCAAAACAA TTGCGTCTCCGAAGCCTGGACGCTGTTGAAGAAAGGCCACACTGAAAGCAACGACACGGTCATGTACTTCCTCAAGGCTTGTGATGGAGTCGGTCTGTGTGCAGAGGCTCTGAAGTACATCCCTGCAGGATACCAT GGTGAAGGAGAGAACGTAAATGGTATTGAGACTACAGGATCAGTGTTCAAGGAAG ACAAGTCAGCAGTAAGGCCACCCTGCCCGCTGTCTGCTGACCTGTATCGGGCTCAGAGAGTGAACACAGTGTCCTCAGAGGAGCTGGTCCGACTGGTCAGAAATGCTGTGATGGAAGTGAGAAAGCCACGTCCCAAAATGAG TGAGGTGGTGTGGCCagagcacacagagagaaaatggcacaGCAGAGAGATGTTCCTGTCGACCCAGGCTCTGCGTCATCTCGCGCCAAGCCCCTCGCCACTGGACTTGATGGAGGAAACAGAGCCAGCAGCTCGTACAGATGAACCACAAGAGGAACCGCAGCctgttcaaaat CAACCTGAATCACCAGAGCAGATCTCTCCCTCTGAGGATCTGAGCACTGAGTCcgtctcctccttcacctcgGCCTCTTCCCTGCCTCTGTTGAGAAGGCAACGCTGTCATATTTATGAGAGTACCTTGACTCTTCAGAGAATCTCCTCTCTGCTCAACGATGAAGAAAATCAAAGCAAGGGggacgaggaagaggacagCAGAACCCCCTCGCCGTTCCACGCCTTGCCAGAGTGCCCTGAGCTGATGCTGACACTAGATGGCGCCACAGACCCCATTTTCCTCAGCAACTTGGACAACGACGCTGTGGCCGGGCTGGTGCTTTCTGCAGAGG ATGGAGAAGACGTTgagacagatgttttcacaAGCAAGGACTTCCTCGGTGTTGATGCATTTCCTGGACCTTCCATtgatgaaaccttttttttaaataagag CACTGAGAACAACCAATCACTACCTGATCTCTGTGAACCCGAGTCTGAGAGTCACAGCTTCCTCTCGCCTGACGATG AGAAAGTGGCCAGTTGTGAAGAAGTGTCAGAGGAAACTAAGAAAACTGACCAAGAGGACCATTTGGATCGCATCCGGTATGAGATTTTCGACGTCGGTGAGGCTGCCACATTTGACTGTCTCCTGCAGGAAGAGCCTCTCTGG AAAACGTATGAGAATCACCAGCAGGAGGACCCACCGGGATGCTTCGGTCAAGGCTTCTCCTATGCCACATCTGAGACCACTCAGGACCCTCAGCAGAACCTTCCTCCATCAGAGGATCCCGCAGCCTGCAGCTCGAGGTCATCAGCAGGGACGAGTTGGGATGTCTCCCTCTTCCCCCCAGTGTGCAGCTCTGTTCGCCCCACACGGTTTCAGCAGATTTCTGGTAGCTTTCTGACCTCCAGCACAACCTACAACATCAAAACCACCTCTGCTCCCTCGGACACCGCCAATGAGAAGGATGAACCCTGTTTCCAGAGAACCTCAGCCGGCCGGCTCGATCGTTGCGAAACAGGCAGCTGGTGGAAACAGGACCAGGAAACCTGTGGTGCTTCCAGTGGCCCTCCGTCTGCTACAGATGCAGGAACGGCAAATACATCag ATGATATGAAGTCTCTACTCGTACTGAGCCAACCTCCCTCCTACAGTCTGGTCAACTTCATGGATTTCACTGTGAAGCAAAAAGGAGACAGCAGAGATGGCAAACAG